One part of the Candidatus Anstonellales archaeon genome encodes these proteins:
- a CDS encoding DUF1858 domain-containing protein: MPQKNKASNKITANTPIFEIAMKYPKALPVLFDYGFHCIGCQLSAYETIEAGAAAHGLDKKQIQTLIAKLNKAIESK; the protein is encoded by the coding sequence ATGCCTCAAAAAAATAAGGCCTCAAATAAGATTACTGCAAATACGCCCATTTTTGAAATTGCAATGAAATATCCAAAAGCACTACCTGTCCTTTTTGATTACGGATTTCATTGCATCGGATGCCAACTTTCTGCTTACGAAACTATAGAAGCTGGGGCAGCAGCCCATGGTCTTGACAAGAAGCAGATACAGACGCTAATAGCCAAGCTAAACAAAGCAATAGAAAGTAAATAA
- a CDS encoding ferredoxin yields MAKKYLVEHDRPNCIGCGACCAVCPSRWEMGEDGKSNFKGNPEIDETEYKENKEAADSCPVNVIHIIDKETGKKII; encoded by the coding sequence ATGGCAAAGAAATATTTAGTGGAGCATGACAGACCAAATTGCATAGGTTGCGGTGCATGCTGTGCCGTCTGCCCTTCAAGATGGGAGATGGGTGAGGACGGAAAATCCAACTTTAAAGGAAACCCCGAAATAGATGAAACTGAATATAAGGAAAATAAAGAAGCAGCTGACTCTTGCCCTGTAAACGTCATCCACATAATAGACAAAGAAACCGGCAAAAAGATAATATAA